The Nitriliruptor alkaliphilus DSM 45188 genome includes a region encoding these proteins:
- a CDS encoding Mrp/NBP35 family ATP-binding protein, whose product MPTKDEVYEILATVDDPEINKPITELGMVDEIVIEGDVVAVRIKLTIPGCPLKDRITRDVTGAVMQLEGVRDVQIAFGSMTDEERTSLSANLRAEKGAANPQMDISFARADSPTKVIAVASGKGGVGKSSITVNLAVALAKQGHKVGVLDADIWGYSVPRMMGVEGKPVAFEGMVMPLQAHGCKVISIGFFTDPDRSVIWRGPMLHRALQQFLADVYWGELDFLVCDLPPGTGDIAISLAQMLPNADMVVVTTPQQAAQKVALRAGKATEQTGMTVAGVIENMASFTCPDCGSDHALFGSGGGEELAEALDTELLGRIPIDPRLREGGDSGAPLVITNPDVPAAQAITAIATQLGARKASIVGRALPLSVG is encoded by the coding sequence GTGCCCACCAAGGACGAGGTCTACGAGATCCTCGCGACCGTCGACGATCCCGAGATCAACAAGCCGATCACCGAGCTCGGCATGGTCGACGAGATCGTCATCGAAGGTGACGTCGTCGCCGTCCGGATCAAGCTCACCATCCCGGGCTGTCCGCTGAAGGACCGCATCACGCGCGACGTCACCGGCGCCGTGATGCAGCTCGAGGGGGTGCGCGACGTCCAGATCGCCTTCGGCTCCATGACCGACGAGGAGCGCACCAGCCTCTCGGCCAACCTCCGCGCAGAGAAGGGCGCCGCGAACCCGCAGATGGACATCTCCTTCGCGCGGGCCGACTCGCCGACGAAGGTCATCGCCGTCGCGTCCGGCAAGGGCGGAGTCGGCAAGTCGTCGATCACCGTCAACCTCGCCGTCGCGCTGGCCAAGCAGGGCCACAAGGTGGGCGTGCTCGACGCCGACATCTGGGGCTACTCAGTGCCGCGCATGATGGGCGTCGAGGGCAAGCCGGTCGCCTTCGAGGGCATGGTCATGCCGCTCCAGGCACACGGCTGCAAGGTCATCTCCATCGGGTTCTTCACCGACCCCGACCGGTCGGTGATCTGGCGCGGCCCCATGCTCCACCGGGCGCTGCAGCAGTTCCTCGCCGACGTCTACTGGGGCGAGCTCGACTTCCTCGTCTGCGACCTGCCCCCGGGCACCGGCGACATCGCCATCTCGCTGGCGCAGATGCTGCCGAACGCGGACATGGTCGTGGTCACCACCCCGCAGCAGGCGGCACAGAAGGTGGCGCTCCGAGCCGGGAAGGCCACCGAGCAGACCGGCATGACCGTCGCGGGCGTCATCGAGAACATGGCCTCGTTCACCTGCCCGGACTGCGGCTCGGATCACGCGCTGTTCGGCTCGGGTGGCGGCGAGGAGCTCGCCGAGGCGCTCGACACCGAGCTGCTCGGCCGCATCCCGATCGACCCGCGCCTGCGCGAGGGCGGGGACAGCGGCGCGCCGCTGGTGATCACCAACCCCGACGTGCCGGCGGCGCAGGCGATCACCGCCATCGCGACGCAGCTCGGGGCCCGCAAGGCGTCCATCGTCGGGCGCGCGCTGCCCCTCAGCGTCGGCTGA
- a CDS encoding HAD family hydrolase, with protein MIDVVAFDADDTLWHSESLFVVTQERVAELLAPYVDAASLEAELEATERRNLAVYGYGVKGFTLSLVETAIAVSDGRVTTDEIGTLLDWGRGMLAHPVELLDGVEETVRTVAEDHRIVLVTKGDLFHQESKVAESGLGDLFEHVAVVAEKDPATYARVARDVGVDPARLLMVGNSVRSDVLPVLELGGYAVHIPYHMTWAVEAAEVAPDPEVDGRHTQLRSIRELPAHLAQLRG; from the coding sequence ATGATCGACGTGGTGGCCTTCGATGCGGACGACACCCTGTGGCACTCGGAGTCGCTGTTCGTGGTGACCCAGGAGCGCGTCGCCGAGCTGCTCGCCCCCTACGTGGACGCGGCGAGCTTGGAGGCCGAGCTGGAGGCGACCGAGCGACGCAACCTCGCGGTGTACGGCTACGGGGTGAAGGGGTTCACCCTGTCGCTGGTGGAGACCGCGATCGCCGTCAGCGACGGGCGCGTGACCACCGACGAGATCGGGACCCTCCTGGACTGGGGCCGCGGGATGCTCGCCCACCCGGTGGAGCTGCTCGACGGGGTCGAGGAGACCGTCCGCACCGTGGCCGAGGATCACCGCATCGTGCTGGTGACCAAGGGCGACCTGTTCCACCAGGAGTCGAAGGTCGCCGAGTCCGGTCTCGGGGACCTCTTCGAGCACGTCGCGGTGGTCGCCGAGAAGGATCCGGCGACCTACGCGCGCGTCGCACGTGACGTCGGGGTCGACCCTGCCCGGCTACTGATGGTGGGCAACTCGGTGCGGTCCGACGTCCTCCCGGTGCTCGAGCTCGGTGGCTACGCGGTCCACATCCCCTACCACATGACCTGGGCCGTCGAGGCCGCCGAGGTCGCGCCGGACCCCGAGGTGGACGGCCGCCACACCCAGCTGCGCTCCATCCGCGAGCTGCCAGCCCACCTCGCCCAGCTCCGGGGCTAG
- a CDS encoding phosphatase PAP2 family protein yields the protein MTALTVATVLTSYALVRTGAGDGIDRAARDALARPLGPRADLAIGAVTDLGSIYGLAGIAATLWAGGRRRPALDAAVAGGAAWAVAQGMKPTLHRPRPYQVDAAERLVAVPAGSSWPSGHSAVAAATATSLSPHLGPVPRLVSAGFVGTVAVSRLYVGVHHLTDVVAGVAVGHLCARAVRGVRRVITRRGPRGGRLR from the coding sequence GTGACGGCGCTGACCGTCGCGACGGTCCTCACCTCCTACGCCCTCGTGCGCACCGGCGCCGGCGACGGGATCGATCGGGCCGCCCGGGACGCGCTCGCGCGGCCCCTCGGTCCCCGCGCCGACCTCGCGATCGGGGCGGTGACCGACCTCGGGTCGATCTACGGTCTGGCGGGGATCGCGGCGACGCTGTGGGCCGGTGGGCGCCGCCGCCCGGCCCTGGACGCGGCCGTCGCGGGCGGCGCCGCGTGGGCGGTCGCCCAGGGCATGAAGCCGACGCTGCACCGGCCGCGTCCGTACCAGGTCGACGCCGCCGAGCGGCTCGTGGCCGTGCCGGCCGGGTCGTCGTGGCCGTCGGGCCACAGCGCGGTCGCTGCGGCGACCGCGACCTCGCTGTCTCCGCACCTCGGGCCGGTGCCTCGCCTGGTGTCGGCGGGCTTCGTCGGGACCGTCGCGGTGTCGCGCCTGTACGTCGGCGTCCACCACCTCACCGACGTGGTCGCCGGGGTCGCGGTCGGCCACCTGTGTGCCCGTGCCGTCCGGGGGGTCCGCCGGGTGATCACCCGGCGCGGGCCGCGAGGTGGTCGCCTCCGATGA
- the tatB gene encoding Sec-independent protein translocase protein TatB, which yields MPGPQELLVIAVVALLVFGPERLPELARNAAKLINRLRAETSRSVDELKRAAEVEGLDREWREVRAELKGARDELRRPFAEDQATRKPVDGRMAPATSLRPDDRPPPVDAEAT from the coding sequence GTGCCCGGTCCGCAGGAGCTGCTCGTCATCGCCGTCGTGGCGCTGCTCGTGTTCGGGCCCGAGCGGCTGCCCGAGCTGGCACGCAACGCGGCGAAGCTGATCAACCGGCTCCGGGCCGAGACGTCCCGCAGCGTCGACGAACTCAAGCGCGCGGCCGAAGTCGAGGGGCTGGACCGCGAGTGGCGGGAGGTCCGGGCCGAGCTGAAGGGTGCCCGCGACGAACTGCGCCGTCCCTTCGCCGAGGACCAGGCCACGCGCAAGCCGGTGGACGGCCGCATGGCGCCCGCGACCTCGCTGCGGCCCGACGACCGCCCACCTCCGGTCGACGCCGAGGCCACGTGA
- a CDS encoding S1C family serine protease, whose translation MAYDRDEWRTPWRVDDDRHDPVGAHGVGAAGSMAADADTSATHGPGVAAPSAEAPEPDIARYPQPPPSSWDAAAAGPGSPVGSVRPPDTTGTHDAPPAGSTRRGRPLLAGIVGGLVGALLGGGLVAAVVQDDGPGPLGGSASAPSITVNGEAGNVVPAVAEAVTPSVVRIDIPQSAVATGPLGAPGPALGSGVIYRSDGYILTNNHVVGEAETVTVRLASGDVLEAEVIGTDPLNDLAVIRVDQDGLPAINLRDTAESLVVGETVVAIGSPFGLDASVTTGIVSGLNRDLRVDDEEAIGLVIPSVIQTDAAINPGNSGGALVDGQGRLVGINTAILSRTGGNQGIGFAVPAEQAVASADQIIEQGFVRHPLLGVSGIDVSPDVAEQFGLEASRGAVVDAVQEGTGAEEAGVRSGDIIIAVDGEPLATMSQLVAEVRSRAPGDTVELTIVRGGDELTIEVTLSERPR comes from the coding sequence GTGGCGTACGACCGCGACGAGTGGCGCACCCCCTGGCGGGTCGACGACGACCGTCACGACCCTGTGGGTGCCCACGGTGTGGGGGCGGCCGGTTCGATGGCCGCCGATGCCGACACCTCGGCGACGCACGGGCCCGGCGTCGCCGCGCCCTCGGCCGAAGCCCCCGAGCCGGACATCGCCCGCTACCCGCAGCCGCCCCCCTCGTCGTGGGACGCCGCCGCGGCCGGCCCCGGTTCGCCGGTCGGCTCGGTGCGTCCGCCGGACACGACGGGGACCCACGACGCGCCGCCGGCGGGCTCGACCCGCCGGGGGCGTCCGCTCCTGGCGGGGATCGTCGGCGGGCTGGTCGGTGCCCTGCTCGGTGGTGGCCTCGTCGCAGCCGTGGTGCAGGACGACGGGCCGGGACCGCTCGGCGGCTCCGCGTCCGCCCCGTCGATCACGGTCAACGGTGAGGCAGGCAACGTGGTGCCCGCCGTCGCCGAGGCGGTGACCCCGTCGGTGGTGCGCATCGACATCCCGCAGTCGGCCGTGGCCACGGGTCCGCTCGGGGCTCCCGGCCCGGCCCTCGGCTCGGGCGTCATCTACCGCTCCGACGGCTACATCCTGACCAACAACCACGTCGTCGGCGAGGCCGAGACCGTCACGGTCCGGCTCGCGTCCGGCGACGTGCTCGAGGCCGAGGTCATCGGTACCGACCCGCTCAACGACCTCGCCGTGATCCGCGTCGACCAGGACGGCCTGCCGGCCATCAACCTGCGTGACACGGCCGAATCGCTCGTCGTGGGGGAGACGGTCGTGGCCATCGGCTCGCCGTTCGGGCTCGACGCGTCGGTGACGACCGGCATCGTCAGTGGGCTCAACCGGGACCTGCGGGTCGATGACGAGGAGGCGATCGGTCTGGTGATCCCGTCGGTCATCCAGACCGATGCCGCCATCAACCCGGGCAACTCCGGTGGTGCCCTCGTCGACGGTCAGGGTCGCCTCGTCGGCATCAACACCGCGATCCTGTCGCGCACCGGCGGCAACCAGGGCATCGGCTTCGCCGTGCCGGCCGAACAGGCCGTCGCGTCCGCGGACCAGATCATCGAGCAGGGCTTCGTGCGTCACCCGCTACTCGGGGTCAGTGGCATCGACGTGTCGCCGGACGTCGCCGAGCAGTTCGGTCTGGAGGCCTCACGGGGTGCCGTCGTCGATGCGGTCCAGGAGGGCACCGGCGCCGAGGAGGCGGGCGTGCGGTCCGGCGACATCATCATCGCCGTGGACGGCGAGCCCCTCGCCACGATGTCGCAACTGGTCGCCGAGGTCCGCTCCCGCGCGCCGGGTGACACCGTGGAGCTGACGATCGTGCGCGGTGGGGACGAACTCACCATCGAGGTGACCTTGTCCGAGCGTCCTCGCTGA
- a CDS encoding anti-sigma factor family protein, with product MAESRGAGHAGGARLSAFLDDELDDAAALALTHHVTGCDRCRQELEALRATRSALRSLPAIQAPVLTAEVRSLRRVRHWSRRVVAISGLTAAALALGAAAYVAGGDVGEVVPPVERFLLDHLARTGDGPMPAPLGGPVR from the coding sequence GTGGCTGAGTCCCGTGGTGCTGGTCACGCCGGCGGTGCGCGCCTGTCGGCGTTCCTCGACGACGAGCTCGATGACGCAGCGGCGTTGGCCCTGACCCACCACGTCACGGGCTGTGACCGGTGTCGCCAGGAGCTCGAGGCGCTCCGTGCGACCCGTTCGGCCCTGCGCTCCCTGCCGGCGATCCAGGCACCGGTCCTCACCGCCGAGGTCCGCTCCCTGCGCCGGGTGCGGCACTGGTCGCGACGCGTGGTCGCCATCTCGGGCCTGACCGCTGCGGCGCTCGCCCTCGGCGCGGCGGCGTACGTCGCGGGCGGGGACGTCGGCGAGGTCGTCCCGCCCGTCGAACGCTTCCTGCTCGACCATCTCGCCCGGACCGGGGACGGTCCGATGCCCGCTCCGCTCGGCGGGCCCGTCCGGTGA
- a CDS encoding sigma-70 family RNA polymerase sigma factor, whose protein sequence is MPPARAPGADPTELTGLIDLAEPLEPVDAVPTWDEIAERYGETVYSMAYRLCGDRDEARDLAQDVFVRVYRNLDRYRPGTFEGWLYRITRNLFLDRVRRRNRLRMEPLPAGDWREPREPGPGPAETVEERVLDDRIEAALAELPATFRTAVVLCDVRGLTYEEIVASTGWPMGTVRSRIHRGRKLLRQRLSRRG, encoded by the coding sequence GTGCCACCAGCTCGTGCGCCCGGTGCCGACCCGACGGAACTCACCGGGCTCATCGACCTCGCCGAGCCGCTCGAGCCGGTCGATGCCGTCCCGACGTGGGACGAGATCGCCGAGCGCTACGGCGAGACCGTGTACTCGATGGCCTACCGGCTGTGTGGGGACCGCGACGAGGCCCGTGACCTCGCCCAGGACGTGTTCGTCCGCGTCTACCGCAACCTCGACCGTTACCGCCCTGGCACGTTCGAGGGCTGGCTGTACCGGATCACCCGCAACCTGTTCCTCGACCGGGTCCGGCGGCGCAACCGGCTGCGGATGGAGCCGCTGCCCGCCGGTGACTGGCGTGAACCCCGCGAACCCGGCCCCGGGCCGGCGGAGACCGTCGAGGAGCGGGTGCTCGACGACCGGATCGAGGCGGCGCTCGCGGAGCTGCCGGCGACGTTCCGCACGGCCGTGGTCCTCTGCGACGTCCGGGGTCTGACCTACGAGGAGATCGTGGCTTCGACCGGGTGGCCGATGGGCACCGTCCGGTCGCGCATCCACCGCGGTCGCAAGCTCCTCCGGCAACGGCTGAGCCGCCGTGGCTGA
- a CDS encoding O-methyltransferase, which yields MDGATRDRVRELTAAEDEATAAARERAGRTVVPSPELGALLRWVATTVGARSAVEVGSAGGVTGLWLVRGLAERGVLTTIDDDPHAHGLATDAFERSGLGSRVRAILGDPGEVLPRLSDAGYDVVVLQGPAYGTVDPLEHARRLLRPGGILVALGLLASGDHAEARARFVQALADDPAFAPVVLPLDEGVALATRQPDEVDPADEG from the coding sequence ATGGACGGCGCAACACGGGACCGCGTGCGCGAACTGACGGCCGCCGAGGACGAGGCGACGGCTGCGGCCCGCGAGCGGGCGGGCCGCACCGTCGTGCCCTCCCCCGAGCTCGGGGCCCTGCTGCGCTGGGTGGCGACCACCGTCGGGGCCCGCAGCGCCGTGGAGGTCGGCAGCGCGGGTGGCGTCACCGGCCTCTGGCTGGTGCGCGGGCTGGCGGAACGCGGCGTCCTGACGACGATCGACGACGACCCGCACGCCCACGGGCTGGCGACCGATGCCTTCGAGCGCTCGGGCCTCGGGTCGCGGGTCCGTGCGATCCTCGGGGACCCCGGCGAGGTGCTGCCCCGGTTGTCGGATGCCGGCTACGACGTCGTGGTGCTCCAGGGACCGGCCTACGGGACCGTCGACCCGCTCGAGCACGCCCGCCGGCTGCTGCGCCCCGGAGGGATCCTGGTGGCGCTCGGGCTGCTCGCCAGCGGTGACCACGCCGAGGCCAGGGCCCGGTTCGTGCAGGCGTTGGCCGACGATCCGGCGTTCGCGCCGGTGGTGCTCCCCCTCGACGAGGGGGTGGCCCTCGCCACGCGGCAGCCCGACGAGGTGGACCCCGCCGACGAGGGCTAG